One Globicephala melas chromosome 4, mGloMel1.2, whole genome shotgun sequence genomic window carries:
- the BTD gene encoding biotinidase has translation MVCIMSGAGRQLALLLCGCCVAALGAQAEERCPAERNQAAQYVAAVYEHRSILSPNPLALTSRKQALELMNQNLDIYEQQVTIAAQKGVQIIVFPEDGIHGFNFTRTSIYPFLDFLPPPYLVRWNPCLEPHRFHDTEVLQRLSCMAVKGEMFLVANLGTKQPCHSSDPGCPNDGRYQYNTNVVFSSNGTLVDSYRKQNLYFEAAFNTPLEVDRITFDTPFAGKFGIFTCFDILFFDPAVRLLRDSEVKHVVYPTAWMNQLPLLAAIQIQRGFSIAFGVNFLAANIHHPSLGMTGSGIHAPLKSFWHHDMESPEDHLIIAQVAKNPQGLVGTGNATGKMDPSHSKFLKILAGDPYSEKDAQDVHCDGAPKWNTDAPPTFHSEMMYDNFTLVPVWGKEGYLQVCANSLCCHLLYQRPTLSKELYALGVFDGLHTVHGTYYVQVCALVKCGGLGFETCGQEVTEAAGIFEFHLWGNFSTSYIFPMLLTSGMTLETPDQLGWENDHYFLRKSELSSGLVTAALYGRLYEKD, from the exons ATGGTCTGCATTATGTCTGGAGCCGGCCGTCAGCTCGCTCTTCTCCTCTGCGGCTGCTGCGTGGCTGCCCTGGGGGCCCAGGCCGAGGAGCGCTGCCCGGCTGAGCGTAACCAGGCTGCCCAGTACGTGGCTGCCGTGTACGAGCACCGGTCCATCCTGAGCCCGAACCCGCTGGCCCTCACCAGCCGCAAGCAGGCCTTGGAGCTCATGAACCAGAACCTCGACATCTATGAACAGCAAGTGACGATCGCagcccaaaag GGTGTACAGATTATAGTGTTTCCAGAAGAtggcatccatggattcaacttCACAAGAACATCCATTTACCCGTTTTTGGACTTTCTGCCTCCTCCCTACTTGGTCAGGTGGAACCCATGCCTGGAGCCCCACCGATTCCATGACACGGAA gTCCTCCAGCGCCTGAGTTGTATGGCTGTCAAGGGAGAGATGTTCCTGGTGGCCAATCTTGGGACAAAGCAGCCTTGTCATAGCAGTGACCCAGGGTGCCCAAATGATGGCAGATACCAGTATAACACGAACGTGGTGTTCAGCAGTAATGGAACCCTGGTTGACAGCTACCGCAAACAAAACCTCTACTTTGAAGCAGCGTTCAATACCCCCCTGGAAGTGGATCGCATCACCTTTGATACCCCCTTTGCTGGCAAGTTTGGCATCTTCACTTGCTTTGACATATTGTTCTTCGACCCTGCTGTCAGGCTCCTCAGAGACTCGGAGGTGAAGCATGTCGTGTATCCGACCGCCTGGATGAACCAGCTCCCCCTCTTGGCAGCCATTCAGATTCAGAGGGGTTTCTCCATCGCCTTCGGCGTCAACTTTCTGGCTGCGAacatccaccatccatctctgGGGATGACGGGAAGTGGCATACACGCCCCTCTGAAGTCCTTTTGGCACCATGACATGGAAAGCCCTGAAGATCACCTTATAATTGCCCAGGTAGCCAAAAATCCACAGGGTCTCGTTGGCACAGGGAATGCCACAGGGAAAATGGACCCATCCcacagtaagtttttaaaaatcttggcaGGGGATCCGTACTCTGAGAAGGATGCTCAGGATGTCCACTGTGATGGAGCCCCCAAATGGAACACGGATGCCCCTCCCACGTTTCACTCTGAGATGATGTATGACAATTTCACCCTGGTTCCCGTGTGGGGCAAGGAAGGCTACCTCCAAGTCTGTGCAAATAGCCTTTGCTGTCATTTGCTTTACCAGAGGCCCACTCTGTCCAAGGAGCTGTATGCCCTGGGGGTCTTTGACGGCCTTCACACTGTGCACGGCACTTACTACGTTCAAGTCTGTGCCCTGGTCAAGTGTGGTGGTCTTGGCTTTGAAACCTGTGGGCAGGAGGTTACAGAGGCTGCGGGGATATTTGAGTTTCACCTGTGGGGGAACTTCAGTACCTCCTATATCTTTCCAATGCTTCTGACCTCAGGGATGACCCTGGAAACCCCTGACCAGCTGGGCTGGGAGAATGATCACTATTTCCTGAGGAAGAGCGAACTGTCCTCCGGCCTGGTGACGGCAGCTCTCTACGGGCGGTTGTATGAGAAGGACTAG